The Daphnia magna isolate NIES linkage group LG3, ASM2063170v1.1, whole genome shotgun sequence genomic interval CTCGCGAAAAATATGTTTTGGTTACATAACCACGACAAGGACAGTCATTCGAGAACATTAGTTTGCACATAATGACCCTGAAGTTACTACAcgcctgttttttttattatttttttttaggggctAGGGTAAATACCTAACGTAAAAGGAAACAGCATCATCCGACAAACGAGGAAAAAACTCGTCGGTCAAGgttgcaaaattgaaaacaaaaatcacgTAAGTTCTACACGTGCGCTAACCTTTTTCCCAGCCAAATTCAAGATCTTTTAAGAAtaaaatgaaagtaaaaaatgtttcttgAGTAGAAAGTTCTTGACTTTATGACAAAgtagaattttaaaaagcgcaaaattttgttttatcttgTAGCCAACCAATTAtaattgtttaattttgaggacgaaaattgaacgaaaaccTCAAGCGAACGAGACAAAGTCTAAACCTAAACCGAAGCTGAAGGTACATTGCATTGATTGATTAACACATAACAGTGTACAAACATAACCCGCAAGAAAGAAGTTCCTCGTGCCCGTATTCGTTGCGTGCCACACATCGTCCGTGTTGATCAGCCGGTATATTTGCGAACGCGGACAATGATAAGACTCAAACAAACTAGGCCGAATATCCAGCAGAGGCTGGTGACGACGCCCATGTAGACTTTGGGATGTCCAATGCCCCAACCGCGCCCCAAAATATTTCTCAGCGCTTGCATGGCGTACGTTTGCGGCATCAAATGGGCCAGGTGACGCACGTAAGTGGGCATAGCCTCCGTTGGCCATAACATGCCGCTCATAATGATGTTCGTGTAATTTGTGCCCAGTGTGATCTGAATAGCGCTGGTCTCTTCGTCACACAAGGCCGAAACGAGAAGACCTGCGCGCATGttaaaatcaattgaaaaaattgaataatgtGCAAGATGATGGCTATTAGCGTTTACCAAACGACATGCCACACAATCCTTGAAGAAGGGTGATGAAAATCACGAGAGCAAGGTTGCCGTGACAAGCCGTGTTAAAGACGATGAGCGCGAACAGGTAAACGAAAAACGTCTGGCCAAGCAGAAGGATCAACTGGTTAACGAGGTGAGCCATCATGTATTCAGTCATCTGTACACCTGTGAAATCATTAAAACTTTCGCAtccctttttattattcacgATCAATTTGTTTGACAAACCGGCTACTATGCTGCGATCGTGAAGTCCGGATTTTCGTTCAGTCAGGAAGACAGCAGACGTCAGAGCAACGGAAAGAAAATAGATAATCCTTTGCAAACAAAGAGCGTGATGAATGTCAAGGAACTTGCTATGAAAGTTGATTTGCTAAAtgaatatttgattttctaaGCCGTAGATCGCTTACCCCAGGATAACACCGGGCGTTACGTATTCGGTGAACGATGGCTTTCTTTCTCCGTAGATGGGATCCAAAAACTGGACGCATCGATGtcaacataaaagaaaaatgttaacgCACGCTTATGAATATTTAcaccttattattattaaattttttaaaaagttcaATACATACCGTAACAGGGATGCTTTGGGCCATGGGCTGATAAGAACATGCTGCCAAGATGTCCTTACTGAAATCGCTAAACGCATCTATGAGCTGTCGTTTGATAGTCAGTGAAATCTGCTGATCTATGTGGTATGCAAACGAACTGATTAATTACGCGGACAACCTGATAAAACTACTTTCACGCACTTGATTCATCTAAGGTAATAGCGACACGGCTGGCACGAATCGTTTCATTGTCCGCATAATTTCCATCCGCCTGCCGAACCACCAACTCATCCGTAAAGTCCTTTCCGAAATGAACCATGCCCCAAACTTTGCCTCGTTTTGTTGCGTCCAAAGCTTCCGCTACACTTTGAAATGGGACCTATACACAATACATGGtccaattgttttttcaaaagttaacGGTTGGAGGCAAACAGGAAAGCGTTTCACCTGGATGATTGTCGTGTTTTCTATAAAACGAAGATACCGACAGCTAAACATGGAATAAGTGCAGGTTGTCGTGTAGTTACAAACTCGACCTTGGCTCGGATCCAGTTCGTCATTGACGATAGCCAACTTGAGGAATGAGAGATCCCCTCCGATACACAAACAAGAGAGTATTACTTGATTGGCCGGCAATAGGAAGACGAACAAAAACAAGCTGCCGGATAATAATATTGAATCGGTTAATCGAATAACAATTCGTCACTTAGAAAGCAACACCCAAAGAataggaagagaaaaaaaaaaaaagccatacCCAACGTTTCGAAACATTTGCAAGAAATTCTTTTGAACGAGCGCGCCCAAACGATGACGACAAAAGAATGTCGAGTTACGATTTCGGTTCGTTCTTCTATCAGATAACTCGAGCCCTATTTCCTTTGGTCTTGCATTAGTCATGAAAGTGATACCTGGGCCTTGGTTAAGCACTACTTTCtgcatttaaaaaagggaaatattaAAACGATTTCAAATTCCTATAGCCGTGGTAATCTCCGTCAATCTTTCATCGCtgtgaaatgaaacaaagtaGGTAAGCAGACTTTATTCTTACTGAAACGCAATCAGAAGGTAGCGAAGGCAAAGTGCAGGTCATCTTGTTACGTTGACGTGGAATAGGTGTTCCAGAGATATCCAATTGACTGGCGCTGGGTTCAAACCCAACGTTGTCAATGCCTCCTGAAAGCTGTTGGTCTTCTAACGATACCTCACTGGCATTTTCGTGATTGTTAACGACTTCAGCGTTACTGTAGTCTTTCATGCATAGCTGCAGGAAAACATCTTCTAGCGAGCGAAGTGCATAACTGTGAAGGAGATTCTCGGGACTATCTTCCGCTAGCAAACGACCCGAACGCATCATTCCAATCTAAATTAAAATGGGCGATCTTAAAAATCAATTGTGCTGTGGATCTTTTGAGCATGTGAAacacattaaaaaagaaaaagcgatgcaaaaatgttttgcaaATCGATGAGTTTTTCAGAATTCATTTCTAGTTAAATGGAATGTTTCGGTCCTACCGTGTTAGCCTGCCGGGCTTCTTCGATGTAGTGGGTCGTAACGATGACGGTTCTTTCATGATCGACGCTCAGACGGACAAGATGATTCCATATGCTTTTGTGATGAAAAATAAAGACATTCGACAATATATTTTCAAGCAATTTTGATCTCATGTGCCAGGAAGAATGAAGACCACATGAAAAATGCAAACATCAGAAGCGATTTGCACACTAATCAACATACTAACCACGCTGGACACCTGTAACACAGACATGAACATTTGCCTCTTTTTCCTTTGCGACTGATTCAGGCTATAGGATTTCTTTCACGCATCTGTTTTTCGACACAAAGgctgggaaagaaaaatgtctcATGTGCACGTGGCAGCTCATTACGTAAAACGCAATGCCAGCACCCTCGGATTTTTTTGCTCGCCCTCCCCCTTTCGACATTGAAGgtgaaaaaagacaaaataacAGCTTCAGGCACATAGTAACAATTACCTTTGTCTGAGTAAAGGATCAACGCCAACCGTCGGCTCGTCCAAAATTAACAATTCAGGTTCGTGAAACAGGGCGACAGCAAAGGAAACTCTTCGCTGCTGACCGCCGCTCAGCGTTTTGACGTAACGATCGCCCGGTGGAAGGTCCAACAACTTGGATAGAAACTCCAGTTGGGCGTCGATGAACTCTGCTTTCAAATTGTAGATGCGACCGAAGTAATGCAGCGTCTCTTTAATGGTAAAATAGCCGTGCAGGGCCAGTTCTTGGGGCATGTAGCCGACCCGCCGACCAGGTATTCCGCTCTCCTCAGAGCCGGGCTCGTGACCGAAGACGAGTATATCTCCGCTATTTAATCTGCGACGGCCAATGAGACAGCTCAAAAGGGTCGTCTTGCCACAGCCACTGGCCCCTAATAATCCGTATcttaaaataacaaacaaaaatgatgagCACAAAATCGATCATTTGCATGCCCATTAAAAGTCAAATTGACAGTAACAGTATAACAAGCGGAATTTGATGCAAATAGAGAGAAGCAGGAGTCCAACATCTAGAAAAGCAATGAAATTTTTATCTTACATTGTTCCTTTTTTAACGGTCATGTGCAGTCCATCCAGAATTGCGCAGCGATTCCTTCCAACGCCATAAATTTTATACGCGTTTCGGACGAGCACTCCATCAGCATAAATATCGGCGCTCCTTTCACTGTCAAATTGATTGCAGGAGACAAACACTGGCGAACCTTCAACGCCTTTCGTCATTGTTTCGCAAAGGGAATCAAAAATTACAAAAGTAAAATGGCGAAATTCTTTAACAGAGCTTGTGCTTAAACTTTGTGCAAAACAAAACGTAAAGAGTAAGAAAACAATTCAAAGAATATACATATGATAAAAACGGGAACTCTCTTTTTTATAGAACCGATGGCCTGACAGCCCTTTTCCGTAATGTGCATATTCGACAGAGCTCCAGTGTTTCAtctgtttctttttgccttCAGATGGCAGCGGGACTCGCCTAGAGAAATGAACGATCACGTGGCTGCTGACGTTCACACCCcaccacgttttttttttaaagtccaCCCCTTCACCTTGACTCCTAACATGAAGCAGCAGTACTGACTTCATTTTCGTTTAAGGTTCAACAACCGAACGACTCGGAGAATATGTTAAAATTGACACGCTCATTTTCGCGTTCTACTGCCAAAATTTCCGTTACTTCCCACGTCTTAGATAATAGATTTGTATACTTGCGTACGTTCTTCAACTCAAGAAGAATGCggaaataaaaatgttcaactgcgatctgttttttttgtcCGCTATTCCGAGTAAGTGAGATGATATTACCTTCATTCACAATTTGCCTGTCAAACAATATAAATATTCTTACCCACGTTATTTGCTCTTTTAAAATACTTGCTAACAGTAATTACAGTAAAAACGTTTGTCTTATTCATTTTCACGGTTGCCAATCTAATCCAAGGTTGGAAATATTGAGTTGATATACATTTTTGGGTTAAGCAGTGGATCGAGCATAAAAATTTAATGCAAATCAGTGGGATAAACAAGGTAATTATAGTCAACATAATATTGCCGAAAGCAACAAGATGAAGCCCACCAAGAAGAGGAGAAGCACCACTAATCGTATCCAGTACAGTCTAAAAAAGAACTCGATAATAAAATCGTTtgtccaaataaaaaattcaatttaaacgAATTTTTACCTGTTGAGGTTCCTTCTGGCAAGTGGAAGACTGCTGATATCCTCTCGAAAGCCATACAGCCGCACTCCTAAAATGTAAGATTCAAAATAGTTTCGCCAATTGATATTGCCAAcgtcgaaataaaaaatgtcgCGGTCCTCGGCGGACATTTCGTTCGTCAGGCGAATCCAATTGTTGCTGATAAATCGCCACTGGTGCGTTGTGAAGAATTCAAAAGTAGAAAAAGCATCATTGGCTTTCGCGTACAGCCGAACCTGTTTTCCAAAAatggtaagaaaaaaaggtttctTAATGGTAGTCAACTATTTCTTTCTAATTCAACTTGAACGTCATACCCATTTAGTTTGTTTGCCCGTCACTTTAAAAAACAAGTCCATCAAATAGGCCGGCAAATCATGAAGCAAAATTCGGTTGATTTTGAGCGAAATGTCGTTGGTTGTGTAGCGGACACCCGGATACCACATCATGTCTTTAGTTGGATATTTCAACCAAGATTGAATCGTCCAATTGCTCGGCCAAGGCTTTCGTGCAAGCGTAGGTATTCGGGTAATTACCAAGTAATCTTGAAGGACAAACACACGTtaagaaaaaccaaattatACTGTGCTTTTATTTTGAGCGCCTACTGCTTTAACATGTTTTTGACTGCATCTTCATCGAGGCGTTCAATGAATTCTACCAACTCTGCGGGATTATCTTTAGTGTCATGATAAACCTCTTCTTTAACTTCTTCACTGTCGAAATTGGCGAAAGCCGTTGTGCACAAAAGCCTGAAAACGAAAGTGAGAACTGTTGAAA includes:
- the LOC116918519 gene encoding ABC transporter G family member 20, whose product is MTKGVEGSPVFVSCNQFDSERSADIYADGVLVRNAYKIYGVGRNRCAILDGLHMTVKKGTIYGLLGASGCGKTTLLSCLIGRRRLNSGDILVFGHEPGSEESGIPGRRVGYMPQELALHGYFTIKETLHYFGRIYNLKAEFIDAQLEFLSKLLDLPPGDRYVKTLSGGQQRRVSFAVALFHEPELLILDEPTVGVDPLLRQSIWNHLVRLSVDHERTVIVTTHYIEEARQANTIGMMRSGRLLAEDSPENLLHSYALRSLEDVFLQLCMKDYSNAEVVNNHENASEVSLEDQQLSGGIDNVGFEPSASQLDISGTPIPRQRNKMTCTLPSLPSDCVSKVVLNQGPGITFMTNARPKEIGLELSDRRTNRNRNSTFFCRHRLGALVQKNFLQMFRNVGLFLFVFLLPANQVILSCLCIGGDLSFLKLAIVNDELDPSQGRVCNYTTTCTYSMFSCRYLRFIENTTIIQVPFQSVAEALDATKRGKVWGMVHFGKDFTDELVVRQADGNYADNETIRASRVAITLDESNQQISLTIKRQLIDAFSDFSKDILAACSYQPMAQSIPVTFLDPIYGERKPSFTEYVTPGVILGIIYFLSVALTSAVFLTERKSGLHDRSIVAGVQMTEYMMAHLVNQLILLLGQTFFVYLFALIVFNTACHGNLALVIFITLLQGLCGMSFGLLVSALCDEETSAIQITLGTNYTNIIMSGMLWPTEAMPTYVRHLAHLMPQTYAMQALRNILGRGWGIGHPKVYMGVVTSLCWIFGLVCLSLIIVRVRKYTG